Genomic DNA from Rahnella variigena:
TCTATCCGCCCTTATCAAGGATTAACGCCAACAGTACCAGCTCGGTGCGCATTGAGAAGATAGACAGCGAGAAACTTCCGGCGGATCGTGAAACACTGATGTGGCTGAATATCAAGGAAATTCCCCAGCGACAGAAGGCTGATGGTCCGCAACTGGTGGTGGCTTTCAAAAGCCGCATCAAGATTTTATACCGCCCGAAAAGCATTGATCCCGAACTGCATGAAAGCTTTACCAAAATGACCTGGCAGACGTTACCCGGAAAACTGATTGTCTCTAACCCGACGCCTTACCATATTACTTTCGATAAAGTCTGGGATGGTGCGATGAATAATCCGGCCAATGAATTGCCCGCAAATATGGTAGCTCCTTTCTCCTCATTGACTATTTCTGTGCCTGCCGGGAAAACAGTTCATACCGTTTATTACGACATTATCAATGACTTTGGCGGGCTGTCAGAAATTCAACACGTCTCTTTATAACAGGCGTTACTCTCGTAAGTAATAACTATTATCAGAGTGAATACTTCCCATCGGGAAGTGGATATTTATGTTCTCAGTAAATAACAAAGGCAAGGAAAAAATGTTTACCCGAAATAAAATGGCATGTGCTCTGGCATTCTCGTTATTACCTTTTATCAACACGGCAATGGCGGATGATACAGCCGCTAACTCGGTTGAAATCCAGTTCAATGG
This window encodes:
- a CDS encoding fimbrial biogenesis chaperone, which encodes MNVKMAVRLSAAALIYLMPFYCLASLVLDETRVIYPEADPQESVKVDNPTSLNFLAQAWIEDEHGREEQHFTVYPPLSRINANSTSSVRIEKIDSEKLPADRETLMWLNIKEIPQRQKADGPQLVVAFKSRIKILYRPKSIDPELHESFTKMTWQTLPGKLIVSNPTPYHITFDKVWDGAMNNPANELPANMVAPFSSLTISVPAGKTVHTVYYDIINDFGGLSEIQHVSL